AAATATTATCTGGCTATTGCCTGGGCTTTAATTTGGTTAGCTTCATTTATTAGTTCGGCAAAAAAGTCAAAAAAGAAATCATAACTTTAGGTATCGCCATTTTTGAAGTTCGCGATTAAATTACTTTTTCCTGCCTTATTTTTATTCTTTAGTTCTGCAGCACAAACCAGTGTTGCACAAACCACAAATTCCGAATACAAAAGAGCAAGCTTTACCCTTTGGGCGGGCTATTCATTTAATTCTGTTCGTTTTTTGGGAAAAACAGAAAACTCGCAAACTCAGATTTTTGGTATTGGCCTTCAAAGACCTGTTAAAGAATATCCCCAAAACAAAGCCATTTGGTACACGGCTGACCTGATTCCATACATTCACTTCAATTACCCCAAAAGAGATGAAAATAACAGAATGGTCTCTCGAAGTGGGTTTGGGTTATCCCCAGTAGGCTTTACCCTTATGGACAATACTCAAAAACGCCTTACTCCTTATATCCGAACCACCGGTGGCATGATATTTATGGAACGTAATTTCCCAACTGATGGTGCAA
The nucleotide sequence above comes from Gracilimonas sp.. Encoded proteins:
- a CDS encoding acyloxyacyl hydrolase; translation: MGKTENSQTQIFGIGLQRPVKEYPQNKAIWYTADLIPYIHFNYPKRDENNRMVSRSGFGLSPVGFTLMDNTQKRLTPYIRTTGGMIFMERNFPTDGARKLNYTFDITLGANLRFNTFAMISFGYKFHHISNAETGNENPGLDSNFLFLKFSIQ